The Myxococcales bacterium genome includes the window CTTCGAGGCTATCGTTATCGGTGGATCAGCGCTTGGGCTACTTGGCCTCATTGATCGGCCGACACGAGATTTCGACATTCTCCTGCCTGAGCTACCGCCATCAATTGCTGCGGCCGCGCTCGACTTTGCGAAGATCCAGCGAAAGGCGGGCATCGACCTTATGGATGAGTGGTTCAACAACGAACCACTCCAACTGAGCAACGTCCTGCCCTCGGGATGGCGTGAACGTTTACAGCCCATCTTCCACGGCCAGGCGCTCGTGCTGCAGACGCTTGGAAGAGTCGACCTCCTTGCTAGTAAATTATTTGCGCTCTGCGATCGCGGCACAGATCTGCAGGACTGCGTGGCGATGGCGCCCAAGGCGGACGAATTGGCGATATTGCGGCCGTGGCTCGACCAACAGGATGGCCATGCGCAATGGCCCCCGCATGTAAGCGCAACGCTCGCCGATCTCGCTCAAAGGCTCGGCCATGGCGTTTAGTCGCGCAGCCACCCCCGAGCCCAAGCCTTCGGCCGCGGAGCTCACGGCGCGTATGGTGGGTATCGGCATGAACTTCGCAAGCACGCCTCGAAAAAATGCCGATATCGAGAGCACGCTCGTCTATGCGTCGGCTGTTGGCATGGACGACAGCGATTTCCGCGTGCTCGCGGTGCTGACGACGTGGCTCGGAATCCACAGCGCGCACGTCAACGCCGATCGGCTGGTGCGCCTCGTGAACCAGCACCCATCTGCACGCGTCCAGGCCTTTTGGGCCGCAATCGCGACGTGGCTCAAGCAAGATCGCCGGTTCGTGCGCCTCATCCATGCCCACGACGGCGCGCCGATCGACTTGCTGCCGACGGGCACGTCGTTCCAAATCAAACGCCACGGCGAGGACGAGCGCTTCGCCAACTCGCCACTCCGCGTGCCAGGTGGCACGCTGCGCGATCGGCCCGCCGACGTGCTGCAGCCCAATGCCATGGTCCGCCGCCACGCCGGCTATCGCAATCGCGTCTTAATGGGCCCCTCGTTTCGCGCCGACGTGTGGACCGTGCTCGAGCAAGCGCCCGACCTCTCCGTGGCCGATGTCGCGCGGCGCGCGTCTTGCGCTTTTGCCACCGCATGGCAAGCCGCCCAAGACTTCCGCCTGCTACAAACTGCTACCTGACGCGGATCCAAACTAAACGCGCCAAGCTGAACCACCTGGCAACATGATGTGCCTATCTTCGTAACGAAAGCCGCCCGTCAACCCATGCGCCACGCCGCCCACATCGCAACGCTGCTTAGCGCCCTCACCCTCGCCTGCAACGACGCCGCGCCATTGCCCAGCCGCGCCACCGGCCCGGTGTGGATCGACGCCGATGTCGCCATTGAGCTGCCGCTGCACGACGTCGACGATGCCTGGGCGATCGCCTATGCGTTGCGGCGCTATCCGGCGTCTATTGTCGGCATCAGCCTGGTGCATGGCAATACCGACGACATGGCGCATCAAGAGTTCGCCACTACCCGCCTGCTCGAGCAGCTCGCACCACGCAGCGTGCCGCTTTACGTCGGCGCCAGCTCGGCGCAAGACCGCGCCCCCACCGCTGCCTCCGATGCCCTAGTCGCCGCCCTCCGCCAAGGCCCACTGACGCTGCTCACCATGGGCCGCCTCACCAACGTCGCCACCGCGCTGCGCGCCGCGCCCGAGCTCGCGGCGAACGTGCAAGAACTGGTCATCCTCGGCGGCCGCCGCGCCGACTTCAACCCCAGCTTTGGCCCCGATGACATCATCTTTCCCGACAGCAACGTCGAAGGCGATGCCGCTGCGGTCGAAGAGCTCGTCGAGCTTGACGTGCCAATCACGCTAATTCCCACCGAGCTGACGACGCAGTTCATCATCACCGAGCCAGACCTCGCCGCCGTTGCCGCACAAGGCACCGCCGGCGCCTATCTCGCCCGCCACAGCGAAGACTGGCTCACCGCGGTCAGCACCCTCGTCGGCATCGACGGCTTTTTCCCGTTCGATCTCTTTGTCACCGCCTACGCCGACGACGCCCACCACGACCTCATCACCTGCCGCGACGTCCCCCTGCGCCTCGACTACGGCCCCGACGAGTCATTCAAGCAGCGCAAAGAACCCGTGCTCCGCGTCATGGTTAGCCCGGACTTTGGTGGCCCGTCTGTGCGCTACTGCGACGCCTTCGCCGCCGACGGCAAGGCCGCCCTGCTGAGGACTTTCTAGCTTGCCGGCCCGCTTCGAATCAAACTCATCGGCCCTTTTGGAATTAGGCGTGCCCTCATACTAAGCCGGGCGCTTGCTACCTTAACTCGCAATTTGCCACAGTGGCTGTTATCGGATACTCGACACGAAAGACTCGGAGCGACCTCACGATGGCGCCATGGATTTCTTCGCTGCGGCGCTTGTCGCAATTTCCATCGCCGCACCCCAGCTAGCCCTGGCTAGCCCGTGGTGTTCAACGCCGGAGCGAATCGCTACCTTTCGTCGACCACCGCGGGATCGAGCACCGGAGCCACGGGAACTAGGTGGGCCCCAAGCCAAGACAAGCCGTGATGCATTCGGCGAAAGGTACCGAATACGCACGTCGCCAAACTTCACCTTGCGCTGGCAAGCGGCGCCGGTCACCGAGACCCAGGCGCAATTCGTTCTCGATGAGCTTGAACGTTCTTGGGCGATTTACACCGAAGAGTTTGGCCACTCCGCGCCCTATGGCAGCGACACGTATCGCATGAACGTCTACATCTCAAATGCGACCGACACCCCTGCCATCGAAGACGACAATCCAGGGGGCTATGCCGCATCGGATGACGAAGGCTATCCATACTTTGTGATGAACATCGCCGCATTCGACTCGGGCAACGATTGGGTTAGAGGCATCATCGCCCACGAGCTGTATCACGATTTTCAAATTTCACTAGGCGGCTTCGAGGAAGCACATAGCTGGTGGTTTTGGGAAGCGTCTGCGGATTGGGCCACCCAGGAAGTCTTTCCTGACGATCCGCTTAGCTACTTTTTCGTTGGCGTTTACGCCCTGACAGAGGATCTCCCCATTTTTTATATGGGCGATCCGTGGGGCGACGATGCACTTGCGGGAAACCACCAATACGGCGCGTCGGTCTTTCTTAAGTACTTGACGGACACTAAGCGCGACCGCCAGATTGTGATCGACACCTGGGAACAAGGTAAAATAGACGACGATGCGTTGCGCGTGGTTTTAGGACAAGTCGCGGCGAGAGCCGATGAAGCGTCCGACCTCTATGGCGAGTTCGCCGCGCACACAGTCCACTGGGATATGGTCAATGGCCCCACCATCGCTAGTACGGTCCAAGAGTGGGAGGCCGCTTACCCAGATAGATTGCGGGCGGATGCCAGCATCGACGCCCAAGGGACGGGTTGGGCCTCAGTTCGAGCAGGCTCTGAGGTCCGCGCCTTTGGCCACAATCTAATCGAGCTCGCTCGCCCAAGCGATGGTGAACTCGTCATCGCACTTCGGATGCAGGAAGCACCGCTAGCCGTCGAGTGGCGGCCGACCTTGGTTCGCATGATCGGAGGTCAGCCAACCTATACCGAGGTGCCCATCATCGACGGGATGGGGCACATCAACGCATACCTCGGCCCCGATGAAGCGCAAGCGTGGCTGGTCGTTGCGGCGATTGCCGACACACGCGACGCGGAAGCTACATTTGGCTACGAGTTTCGCGTCGGCGAGCCGCCACCGGAATCAAGCGTAGGCTGCGCGGCAAGCCGACAACGCGACATGCCCTATGTCATCATTGTCGTGTTGGGTGCTTACGCATTTGCGCGACGGCGGCGTCCAACGCGACACCCACGAATTAGTCGCTAGTTCCCACGCGCGGAGGGCGCGGCTTCAATTGGCGGCTGCGGCAGCGTAAAGAAAAACTTGCTGCCGGCGCCGAGGTGACTCTCCGCCCAGATGCGGCCGCCGTGGCCCTGAACGATGCACTTTGAAATGTATAGGCCAAGCCCAAGGCCGCGCCGATCGTTGCCTTTTAGCTGGAGAAAACGCTCAAAGATGATCTCGAGTTTGTCGGCGGGAATGCCCGCGCCCGTGTCTGCCACGGTCATGGTTAGCTCCGCGCCACGTCGCTCGGCGCGCACGACAACCTTGCCGCCGCGCGCTGAAAACTTAAGCGCGTTGCTGAGCAGATTGCTCAGTACCTGCAAGATCCGCGCGGGATCAAAGGCACACTCGGTGAGCGGCGCGATGAGCTCGGCCTGCAGCGAAACGCCATTGCCGGTGGCCTGCACCTGAAAGGTCTCGATCGCCTCGGCCACGACCAAGGCGGCATCGGTGCGCTCACACGTAACCGCGAGCGCGCCGGCCTGGATGCTGGCGACGTCGATGAGGTCACCAACCAAGCGGTTCATCCGCGCGCCGCCGCGCCGAATGCGCTGGGCATGCTGAACTAATTGCGCCGCTGGCTCGCGACCCGCGCCCTCTTCGATGAGGGTCGCCGACAGCATGATCGAATTCAGCATGTTGCGCAGATCATGGCTGACGATGCCGAGAAATTCATCGCGCACCGCAAGCGCTGCGTCAGCGCGATGGCGCTCCCGCGACAGATCGTCATCGGTCATCTTGCGCTCCAAGGAGAGCAAGGAGCTCTGCTCGGCGCGCTCGCCGCTGACGGCATTGTCCGCCGCGGCGCGCTCCTTGCGCACCACCCGATCTTCATCGGCGCGCGCGCTCGCGATGTCGGTCGCGCTCGGCAATCCCGCACCAGGCGCACCCTGCCCCGTCCGACGGTCGGACTTGGCGCGTGCCGCCGCCAACACCTGGTCAGCCCGCAGCCGCGCGCGCGTAATCACCGCGTCCGCCAACTCGTCGATGCCCGACTGCTCGTCACCGAGCGCCTGATCCGCCACCTCGCGCTCAACCCGCAGGCTTTCGTCGGTCTGATTGCGCTCGGCTGCCGGAGGGGGTTGGTTGGGTGGCACGGGCCAGTACTACCACCCCCCGTGGCGTCAAGTCCGCGCAACCGGCAGCGCGATTTCGAGCGTTACTGAGGCGCACCATTGGCGTCTGTGCGAATGACCTCATTTCGGCTGAGACAGCGCCATCTCCCGCCCCCTAACCACCCGAAAGGCGCCGCCAAGAGCGCCCCAGGGCGACGGCGGCGCGCGCAATGTCGTCGACCGTGGTGCTGCGGCCAAGCGTCAGGCGCACCGAGCCTAGCGCGGCCGCTGGCGCGACGCCCATGGCGAGGATGACCCCAGAGGCGCGATCGTGGCCGTCGTGGCAGGCCGAGCCGGTCGACGCCGCGAGCTCGGGCGCGCCCGCGAGCACTGCCTCACCGGTGACGCGCGGAAAGCGCACGTTGAGCGTGTTGGGCAGCCGCAGCTCGCGGTGGCCATTGAGCGCAAGCCCGGGCACGTCGGCGGCGAGCCGCATCCACAACTCGTCGCGCAGCGCGCGCACCCGCAGCGCCGCGGCGTCTAGATCGTGCCCGAGCGCTGCGCAGGCCGCGCCAAGGCCGACGATAAAAGCAACGTTCTCTGTGCCAGGACGCAAGCCGCGCTCGTGACCTGCGCCAAGCACAAATGGTGCGATCGGCGTGCCGCGCTTCACATAGAGCGCGCCAACGCCCTTGGGTGCGCACAACTTGTGGCCGGCGACTGACAGCAAATCCACGCCCAGCTCGCGCACGCTGACTGCCACCTTGCCCAGCGACTGCGCGGCGTCGGTGTGCATCAGCGCGCCGGCCGCGTGCGCCACCGCCGAGAGCTCGTGCACCGGCTGCAAGACGCCGGTTTCGTTGTTCGAATGCATCACCGTGACAAGCGCGGTGTCGTGATCAATCGCCGCGCGCGCTTCACCTACGCTCGCGACGCCGTCGACGTCGACCGCAACGCGGGTCACGCGCCAGCCGTACTGCGCCAACCACTCACAAGGTCGCGCCGTCGCCGGATGCTCGATCGACGTGGTGACAATTTGGGAGCGCGCGCCGCTCGCCTCGGCCACGCCGCGAATTGCCAAATTGTTGGCCTCGGTGCCACCGGAGGTAAAAATCACCTCGTCGTCGTCGCAACTAAGCAGCGCGGCTACCTGCGCGCGCGCCTCCGCCATCGCCTGCCGCGTCCGCGAGCCATACGCATGCCCGCTCGACGGATTGCCAAAATGCTCGCGCAAATACGGCATCATCGCGTCGACCACCTTGGGCAGCACCGGCGTCGTTGCGTTGTGATCGAGATAGATTGGATCGGCTGGATGCATGAGGTCGTCACAATCTAAGTGTCAATTGCCAGGAGGCACAAGCGCCGGGGCCAACCGCATCGTCTCGGCCATGCGTACCGCCACCACCACGCCTGAAACAAAGGTGAGCGCAGCAATCGCCCACATCGCGGCGGGCAGACCAAACGCATCGGCGATGAGCCCCGCGAGCAACGCGCCGATGGCGTAGCCCAGATCGCGCCACAGGCGGTACACGCCCACCGCCGAAGCGCGCCACGCCGGATGCGCCACGTCGCCAATTGCTGCGAGCAGCGTAGGATACACCATCGCGGTGCCAAGCCCGAGCAGCACCGCGCCGGCCGCAAAGCCCCAATAACCCTGCGCTAGCACCACTAGCGCAATGCCGACCGCCTGCACCCACACGCCACCGGCGATGAGCCACTTGCGGCCCACCCGATCTGACCACGCGCCGGTCACGAGCTGCGCCATACCCCACGTCGCGGGATAGATGGCGGCGAGCGTGCCGATCTGCGCGAGATCCATGCGGGCCGCGGCGAAGAACAACGGAAACAAGCCCCACGCCATGCCGTCGTTGAGGTTGTTGACCAGGCCGGCCTGGCTGATGCTCGACAAGTTTTTGTCGCCGACCGACGTCCGCCAAAAAATCTCGCGCTGCGACGGCAGCTGCTCCGCGATTTCCCCATCGCCGTGCAGCCGCGCCTCGGTCGCCACATGATGCTTGGTTTCGCGCACGGCAAACACCGAGAGCGTAAGCCCAATGGCGACAAAGCCAACTCCGAGATAAAATGGCTCGGGCCGCAGGCCATAGCGTGCGGCAATAAACCCGGTCGCGAGCGCGCTCATCGCCACCGCGAAATACCCGGCGAATTCGTTAAAGCCCATGGCGAGGCCGCGCTTAGCCGGCCCGGCAAGATCGATCTTCATCATCACCGTCGTCGACCACGTCAGCCCTTGGCTTACGCCAAGCAGCGCGTTGGCAAACAGCACCCACGACCACGTCGGCGCCCACATCAACAGGAACGGCACCGGCACCGCGACCAGCCAGCCGCCGATGAGCACGTGCTTGCGACCAAACCGATCAGACAATCGCCCGGCGAGAGAATGCGTCAGCGCAGTGGTGATGACAAACACGACGATAAACGAGAGCACCGCGGTCTTGGCCTCGAGGCCAAACTCCTGCGCCGCGATCGGCGGCAAGATCGTCCGCTCCATACCAACCATCGCGCCAACAAATGCATTGACCACCACCAGCAGCGAGAACTGGGCGAGGTTCTCACGGAGCCCGAGGCGAATATTGCTCATAAATAGAGGGTCACTCTCGGCCCGAAATTCAACAACTATTATAAGTGGTTAACTACGCTACTGCGTGATCACATTCAAGCGAACGTGACTACGCAGTACCGGA containing:
- a CDS encoding nucleoside hydrolase, which codes for MRHAAHIATLLSALTLACNDAAPLPSRATGPVWIDADVAIELPLHDVDDAWAIAYALRRYPASIVGISLVHGNTDDMAHQEFATTRLLEQLAPRSVPLYVGASSAQDRAPTAASDALVAALRQGPLTLLTMGRLTNVATALRAAPELAANVQELVILGGRRADFNPSFGPDDIIFPDSNVEGDAAAVEELVELDVPITLIPTELTTQFIITEPDLAAVAAQGTAGAYLARHSEDWLTAVSTLVGIDGFFPFDLFVTAYADDAHHDLITCRDVPLRLDYGPDESFKQRKEPVLRVMVSPDFGGPSVRYCDAFAADGKAALLRTF
- a CDS encoding HAMP domain-containing histidine kinase; this encodes MPPNQPPPAAERNQTDESLRVEREVADQALGDEQSGIDELADAVITRARLRADQVLAAARAKSDRRTGQGAPGAGLPSATDIASARADEDRVVRKERAAADNAVSGERAEQSSLLSLERKMTDDDLSRERHRADAALAVRDEFLGIVSHDLRNMLNSIMLSATLIEEGAGREPAAQLVQHAQRIRRGGARMNRLVGDLIDVASIQAGALAVTCERTDAALVVAEAIETFQVQATGNGVSLQAELIAPLTECAFDPARILQVLSNLLSNALKFSARGGKVVVRAERRGAELTMTVADTGAGIPADKLEIIFERFLQLKGNDRRGLGLGLYISKCIVQGHGGRIWAESHLGAGSKFFFTLPQPPIEAAPSARGN
- a CDS encoding cysteine desulfurase, which gives rise to MHPADPIYLDHNATTPVLPKVVDAMMPYLREHFGNPSSGHAYGSRTRQAMAEARAQVAALLSCDDDEVIFTSGGTEANNLAIRGVAEASGARSQIVTTSIEHPATARPCEWLAQYGWRVTRVAVDVDGVASVGEARAAIDHDTALVTVMHSNNETGVLQPVHELSAVAHAAGALMHTDAAQSLGKVAVSVRELGVDLLSVAGHKLCAPKGVGALYVKRGTPIAPFVLGAGHERGLRPGTENVAFIVGLGAACAALGHDLDAAALRVRALRDELWMRLAADVPGLALNGHRELRLPNTLNVRFPRVTGEAVLAGAPELAASTGSACHDGHDRASGVILAMGVAPAAALGSVRLTLGRSTTVDDIARAAVALGRSWRRLSGG
- a CDS encoding MFS transporter; this translates as MSNIRLGLRENLAQFSLLVVVNAFVGAMVGMERTILPPIAAQEFGLEAKTAVLSFIVVFVITTALTHSLAGRLSDRFGRKHVLIGGWLVAVPVPFLLMWAPTWSWVLFANALLGVSQGLTWSTTVMMKIDLAGPAKRGLAMGFNEFAGYFAVAMSALATGFIAARYGLRPEPFYLGVGFVAIGLTLSVFAVRETKHHVATEARLHGDGEIAEQLPSQREIFWRTSVGDKNLSSISQAGLVNNLNDGMAWGLFPLFFAAARMDLAQIGTLAAIYPATWGMAQLVTGAWSDRVGRKWLIAGGVWVQAVGIALVVLAQGYWGFAAGAVLLGLGTAMVYPTLLAAIGDVAHPAWRASAVGVYRLWRDLGYAIGALLAGLIADAFGLPAAMWAIAALTFVSGVVVAVRMAETMRLAPALVPPGN